One region of Pseudomonas sp. B21-040 genomic DNA includes:
- a CDS encoding methyl-accepting chemotaxis protein, with amino-acid sequence MRMSLKAKVLSLAVLPVLLFALVISLTTLFVLQEQAHKEVEETRQRLLNDAKATLQSYVAVAMTTIKPLYDAAAPGDDAARAQVIKLLSSITYGKEGYFFGYDSNTVRLFKANSPEGVGQSFKDNRDPNGVYVNRDLVKVAKDGTHYLQYSSPLPGNTQVLVPKLGYTEYLSKWDMAVGTSVNLDGIEAQVALVEAKVQERMEGVVLSIVGIAAVLLLVIAAVGLLLANTILRPLNLMKANLDDIAAGEGDLTRRLSITSQDELGELAGSFNRFVDKIHSLVRQITEMTSQLTGLVNQVSDQAQRSDQAMERQRHETDQVATAINEMSAAAQEVAKSAQNAAVAAQQTDEEGQAAKRVVAGSIVKIHALVDDIRSSGVSLDSLQKDVSSIVSVLGVIRSIADQTNLLALNAAIEAARAGEAGRGFAVVADEVRALASRTQISTQEIQGMIDRLQAGTQSAVEAMRRSSEAGDGTSAQANEAGASLDTMAQLIGTINSMNAQIASAAEEQTAVAEEINRSVHQIAVAVDNVADETQLGAQTSRSLADLGQRLGKLVGQFRI; translated from the coding sequence ATGCGCATGAGCCTGAAGGCTAAAGTCCTGTCCCTTGCCGTTCTCCCGGTGTTGCTCTTTGCCTTGGTTATCAGCCTGACCACGCTTTTCGTCCTCCAGGAACAGGCGCACAAGGAAGTCGAAGAAACCCGTCAGCGCCTGCTCAACGATGCCAAGGCCACGCTGCAAAGCTACGTTGCCGTGGCCATGACCACGATCAAACCGCTCTACGACGCGGCCGCCCCCGGTGATGATGCCGCGCGCGCGCAGGTGATCAAGTTGCTGTCGAGCATCACCTACGGCAAGGAAGGCTACTTCTTCGGCTACGACTCCAACACAGTGCGCCTGTTCAAGGCCAACAGCCCCGAAGGCGTGGGCCAGAGCTTCAAGGACAACCGCGACCCGAACGGCGTCTACGTCAACCGCGACCTGGTGAAAGTCGCCAAGGACGGTACTCACTACCTGCAATACAGCTCACCGCTGCCCGGCAACACCCAGGTGCTGGTGCCTAAACTCGGCTACACCGAATACCTGTCGAAGTGGGACATGGCGGTGGGCACGTCGGTCAACCTCGATGGCATCGAAGCGCAAGTCGCGCTGGTGGAGGCCAAGGTCCAGGAACGCATGGAAGGCGTGGTGCTGAGCATTGTCGGGATTGCCGCGGTGCTGCTGTTGGTGATTGCGGCGGTCGGCCTGCTGCTGGCCAACACCATTCTGCGTCCACTGAACCTGATGAAAGCCAACCTCGATGACATCGCGGCGGGCGAGGGCGACCTGACGCGCCGCTTGTCCATCACCAGCCAGGATGAACTCGGTGAACTGGCTGGCTCGTTCAACCGTTTTGTCGACAAAATCCACAGTCTGGTGCGCCAGATCACCGAAATGACCTCGCAACTGACCGGTCTGGTGAATCAGGTCTCCGACCAGGCCCAGCGTTCGGACCAGGCCATGGAACGTCAGCGCCATGAGACCGATCAGGTTGCGACGGCGATCAACGAAATGTCGGCGGCGGCTCAGGAAGTGGCCAAAAGTGCACAAAACGCAGCCGTGGCTGCACAGCAAACTGACGAAGAAGGCCAGGCCGCCAAGCGTGTGGTGGCCGGCAGTATCGTGAAGATTCATGCGTTGGTGGACGACATCCGCAGCAGCGGTGTGTCGTTGGACAGCCTGCAAAAAGACGTGTCGTCGATTGTCAGCGTCCTCGGTGTGATCCGTTCGATTGCCGACCAAACCAACTTGCTGGCACTCAACGCCGCCATCGAAGCGGCCCGTGCCGGCGAAGCGGGGCGCGGGTTTGCGGTGGTGGCCGATGAAGTTCGCGCGCTGGCCAGTCGTACGCAAATCAGCACCCAGGAAATCCAGGGCATGATCGACCGCTTGCAGGCCGGGACCCAATCGGCGGTGGAAGCCATGCGCCGTTCCAGCGAAGCCGGCGACGGCACGTCCGCGCAGGCCAACGAGGCGGGCGCCTCACTCGACACCATGGCGCAGTTGATCGGCACCATCAACTCGATGAACGCACAGATCGCCAGCGCCGCTGAAGAACAAACCGCAGTGGCCGAAGAGATCAACCGCAGCGTGCATCAGATCGCGGTCGCCGTGGACAATGTGGCGGATGAAACGCAGCTCGGTGCGCAGACTTCGCGCAGCCTGGCTGACCTCGGCCAGCGCCTTGGCAAACTGGTCGGCCAGTTCCGTATCTGA
- a CDS encoding sensor histidine kinase: MKSIQRSLSLGLISVMVVVGLVLAQTSLWLFEMGLQRYLEAGLRNDSENLLLALVRGPQGLQLEERHLSPAYQRPFSGHYFRIDFDDTHWRSRSLWDQELPMLEHPGMHSNLQLGPEGQQLLVLRSDYRRLGQSISISVAQDYTPVRESFKRMQQVGLGLGLAGLLLILLLQRFTVRRALRPLEQAREQIAQLQQGQRSQLDDQVPVELEPLVAQINHLLAHTEDSLKRSRNALGNLGHALKTPLAVLLSLASSDKLDAHPALRKLLKEQLEQVQQRLNRELNRARLAGDALPGALFDCDEELPGLLATLNMIHGEHLALSYRAPTGLQLPRDREDLLELLGNLLDNACKWADAEVRLSVAETPGGFELSVEDDGPGIPEDQREQVLNRGTRLDEQTDGHGLGLGIVRDIVDTWGGVMRLEESEWGGLKVVIELPRH; the protein is encoded by the coding sequence GTGAAGTCGATTCAGCGCAGCTTGAGCCTGGGCCTGATCAGCGTCATGGTCGTTGTCGGCCTGGTGCTGGCTCAAACCAGTTTGTGGTTGTTTGAAATGGGCTTGCAGCGTTACCTCGAAGCGGGGCTGCGCAATGACAGTGAAAACCTGCTGTTGGCGCTGGTACGCGGGCCGCAAGGGTTGCAACTGGAGGAGCGGCACCTGTCGCCAGCCTACCAACGACCGTTTTCCGGGCACTACTTTCGCATCGATTTCGACGATACCCACTGGCGCTCCCGTTCGCTGTGGGATCAGGAACTGCCCATGCTTGAACATCCGGGCATGCACAGCAACTTGCAGCTGGGGCCCGAAGGCCAGCAGTTGCTCGTGTTGCGGTCAGACTATCGGCGCCTTGGCCAATCGATTTCCATCAGCGTCGCTCAGGACTACACCCCGGTGCGCGAGAGTTTCAAGCGCATGCAGCAGGTGGGGCTTGGCCTGGGATTGGCCGGGCTGCTGCTGATTTTGCTGCTGCAACGCTTCACTGTGCGCCGCGCCTTGCGTCCCCTGGAACAGGCCCGCGAACAGATCGCCCAGTTGCAGCAGGGCCAGCGCTCGCAACTGGATGATCAGGTGCCGGTGGAGTTGGAGCCGCTGGTGGCGCAGATCAACCATTTGCTCGCGCACACCGAAGACAGCCTCAAGCGTTCGCGCAACGCCTTGGGCAACCTCGGTCACGCCTTGAAAACCCCGCTGGCGGTGTTGTTGAGCCTGGCGTCCAGCGACAAACTCGACGCTCATCCAGCGTTGCGCAAGCTCCTCAAGGAGCAGTTGGAACAGGTGCAGCAACGCCTAAATCGCGAACTCAACCGCGCCCGATTGGCTGGCGACGCGCTGCCGGGGGCATTGTTTGATTGCGATGAAGAACTGCCGGGGTTGTTGGCGACACTGAACATGATTCATGGCGAGCACCTGGCGCTCAGCTACCGCGCGCCGACGGGTTTGCAGCTGCCGCGGGATCGTGAGGACCTGCTCGAACTGCTCGGTAACCTGCTGGACAACGCCTGTAAATGGGCGGATGCCGAGGTTCGCTTGAGTGTGGCCGAGACGCCGGGAGGGTTTGAACTGAGCGTCGAAGATGACGGGCCGGGGATTCCCGAAGACCAGCGCGAGCAGGTGCTCAATCGCGGCACGCGACTGGATGAACAAACGGATGGCCACGGGTTGGGGCTGGGGATTGTGCGCGACATCGTCGACACGTGGGGCGGGGTGATGCGATTGGAGGAGAGCGAGTGGGGCGGGTTGAAAGTGGTGATCGAGTTACCTCGGCACTGA
- a CDS encoding response regulator transcription factor: MRLLLVEDHVPLADELLAGLIRQGYAVDWLADGRDAVYQGSSEPYDLIILDLGLPGLPGLEVLEQWRTGGLSTPVLILTARGSWAERIEGLKAGADDYLTKPFHPEELHLRVQALLRRSHGQANQPTLKAAGLHLDEGRQCVTRDGADIQLTAAEFRLLRYFMLHPEQILSKSHLAEHLYDGETERDSNVLEVHVNHLRRKLGRSVIETRRGQGYVFGGAAQ, from the coding sequence ATGCGATTGCTGCTGGTGGAAGACCACGTGCCGCTGGCCGACGAATTACTCGCCGGCCTCATTCGCCAGGGTTACGCCGTGGACTGGCTGGCCGACGGTCGCGATGCGGTGTATCAGGGCAGCAGCGAGCCCTATGACCTGATTATTCTCGACCTCGGCCTGCCCGGTTTGCCGGGGCTTGAGGTGTTGGAGCAATGGCGCACCGGCGGCTTGTCGACGCCGGTGCTGATCCTCACCGCGCGCGGGTCCTGGGCCGAACGCATTGAAGGCCTCAAGGCCGGTGCCGACGATTACCTGACCAAGCCGTTCCACCCTGAAGAACTGCACCTGCGGGTCCAGGCGCTGCTGCGTCGCTCCCACGGTCAGGCCAATCAACCGACGCTCAAGGCCGCCGGGCTGCACCTGGACGAAGGCCGCCAGTGCGTGACTCGCGACGGTGCCGACATTCAGCTCACAGCCGCCGAGTTTCGCCTGCTGCGCTATTTCATGCTGCACCCCGAACAGATCCTTTCCAAAAGCCACCTCGCCGAACACCTCTACGACGGTGAAACCGAGCGCGACTCCAACGTGCTGGAAGTTCACGTCAACCACCTGCGGCGCAAGCTGGGGCGCAGTGTGATCGAAACCCGTCGCGGTCAGGGTTACGTGTTCGGCGGGGCGGCTCAGTGA
- a CDS encoding DMT family transporter, with product MMNLIILLAVIVAAGAVLSVQAAINGRLGETVGVLRSSLLTFVVGAVVTGLLILFFEPAQAVSLLDVPKWQLSGALFGVVYMMVMVGAVPRVGTAVATVAVIVGQLGMGMLIDNFGWLGNPAIDLSNSRIVAMVCLGLALVFMYRSSKRQG from the coding sequence ATGATGAATCTGATTATTTTGTTGGCCGTAATCGTGGCGGCCGGTGCGGTGTTGAGTGTGCAGGCGGCGATCAATGGCCGTCTGGGCGAAACGGTTGGCGTGTTGCGCAGCAGTTTGCTGACCTTCGTGGTGGGGGCGGTGGTTACCGGGCTGCTGATCCTGTTTTTCGAACCGGCGCAGGCCGTGAGCTTGCTGGACGTGCCGAAGTGGCAACTCAGTGGCGCGCTGTTTGGGGTGGTGTACATGATGGTCATGGTCGGCGCGGTGCCAAGGGTCGGTACGGCGGTGGCGACTGTGGCGGTGATTGTCGGGCAACTGGGCATGGGCATGTTGATCGACAATTTCGGCTGGCTGGGTAATCCGGCCATCGACCTGTCGAACAGCCGGATCGTGGCGATGGTGTGTCTGGGACTGGCGTTGGTGTTCATGTATCGCAGCAGCAAGCGGCAGGGCTGA
- a CDS encoding LysR family transcriptional regulator gives MHGLNDLGFKALRLFVAVLDHGSFSEVARREGLAPSSISRQIQLMEQALSQQLLYRHTRAVTPTEAGRMLGHHARLVLVQLEEAEQALQEQQSEPSGLVRINAPVVFGQRHLTPWLGQLCERYPELQLDIQQTDHYIDPLQEGADLLFRIGPLHDSSMQARILAPHRFQVAASPAYLERHGTPQHPEDLAAYQCLAYKGATGLQRWFFRKDQQDWTPYSVKGPITGNHADTLVQAAEQGLGLVMFPSWLIGEAVREGTLVPVLGDFQVSNSLEPQQIAVLWPGSRRLSVKVRTVIDFFVECFGAVPYWDRP, from the coding sequence ATGCACGGCCTCAACGACCTCGGATTCAAGGCACTTCGGCTGTTTGTCGCGGTGCTCGACCATGGCAGTTTTTCCGAAGTGGCGCGGCGCGAAGGCCTGGCGCCCTCTTCGATTTCCCGGCAGATCCAGCTAATGGAACAAGCCCTGAGCCAGCAATTGCTCTACCGCCACACCCGCGCCGTAACGCCCACCGAAGCCGGGCGCATGCTCGGTCATCATGCGCGGCTGGTGCTGGTGCAACTGGAAGAAGCCGAGCAAGCCTTGCAAGAACAGCAAAGCGAACCTAGCGGGCTGGTGCGGATCAACGCCCCGGTGGTTTTCGGCCAACGGCACCTGACGCCGTGGCTGGGGCAATTGTGCGAGCGCTATCCGGAGCTGCAACTGGATATCCAGCAAACCGACCACTACATCGACCCGCTGCAAGAAGGTGCCGACCTGCTGTTTCGCATCGGCCCGCTGCACGACTCCAGCATGCAGGCGCGCATTCTGGCGCCTCACCGGTTTCAAGTCGCCGCCAGCCCGGCCTACCTAGAACGCCACGGCACACCGCAACACCCTGAAGACCTCGCAGCGTATCAATGCCTGGCCTACAAAGGCGCGACAGGCCTGCAACGCTGGTTTTTCCGCAAGGATCAGCAGGACTGGACGCCCTACTCGGTCAAAGGGCCGATCACCGGCAATCACGCTGACACCCTGGTTCAAGCCGCCGAACAAGGGTTGGGGTTGGTGATGTTTCCGTCATGGTTGATTGGCGAGGCAGTGCGCGAAGGCACGCTGGTGCCGGTGCTGGGGGACTTTCAGGTATCCAACAGCCTGGAGCCGCAGCAGATTGCGGTGTTGTGGCCGGGCAGCCGACGGTTGTCGGTGAAGGTGCGGACGGTGATTGATTTCTTTGTTGAATGCTTTGGGGCTGTGCCGTATTGGGACAGACCGTAG
- a CDS encoding DMT family transporter, with protein MQASSINTAVTPATKPGLRLLLLPLVILAGMGLSVEAGLLGPLGVQVGHLWATLSIFGVGSAILFLLLLFSGPQQGPALNTLPRWQLIGGFLGPIYVVVLTLATPHIGIAMTMIAILCGQVGKSVLIDHFGWFGASRKKVNGERWLALLLIVLALVLIARG; from the coding sequence ATGCAAGCGTCTTCAATCAACACTGCGGTCACACCCGCGACCAAACCAGGGCTGCGGCTATTGCTGTTGCCGCTGGTGATCCTCGCCGGCATGGGCCTTTCCGTGGAGGCCGGGTTGCTCGGGCCGCTCGGGGTTCAGGTCGGGCATTTGTGGGCGACATTGAGCATTTTCGGAGTCGGCTCGGCGATTCTGTTTTTGCTGCTGTTGTTCAGCGGCCCGCAACAAGGTCCGGCGTTGAACACCTTGCCGCGCTGGCAGTTGATCGGCGGCTTTCTCGGGCCGATTTATGTGGTGGTGCTGACCCTGGCCACGCCGCACATCGGCATTGCAATGACCATGATCGCGATCCTCTGCGGGCAGGTCGGCAAAAGCGTACTGATCGACCACTTTGGCTGGTTCGGCGCCAGCCGCAAAAAGGTCAACGGTGAACGCTGGCTGGCGTTGCTGTTGATTGTCTTGGCACTTGTTCTGATCGCTCGGGGTTGA
- a CDS encoding DUF1427 family protein — protein MSYLISLAIGLGVGLLYGALDFRSPAPPAIALVGLLGMLAGEKLWPMGRQLVAGWIS, from the coding sequence ATGAGCTACCTCATCTCACTGGCCATTGGTCTGGGCGTCGGTTTGCTCTACGGCGCACTGGATTTTCGTTCCCCCGCACCGCCGGCCATCGCGCTGGTCGGGCTGCTCGGCATGCTGGCCGGTGAAAAGTTGTGGCCCATGGGGCGGCAACTGGTCGCTGGCTGGATCTCCTGA
- a CDS encoding zinc-binding alcohol dehydrogenase family protein yields MKALQFDKTGDLSALRYVDVPTPVPGADEVLVQIKAAGLNPSDVKNVLGRFPYTTLPRIPGRDFAGVVVEGPQALIGQDVWGTGRELGFFADGSHAQFVKLPANGVALKPTHLSFAQAASLGVPYTTAWDALERSLVTAQTRLLVIGGGAVGSAALALAKVRGAQVLAAARRPEQVKELQAQGYQTLQLDNPENLGAQVNTVYSGGADVIFDTTGFWLPASVPALATFGRIAIIAAPVDGMVQLPALALYRKGGSVVGINSLLYGVQACAAMLDQFGKFFDQGLLPLPEGLFESPLSQGLERYSEVNQGSGDKVILLP; encoded by the coding sequence ATGAAAGCATTGCAGTTCGACAAAACCGGCGACCTCTCGGCCCTGCGCTACGTTGACGTGCCCACTCCGGTACCCGGCGCCGATGAAGTGCTGGTGCAGATCAAGGCCGCGGGCCTCAACCCCAGCGACGTGAAGAATGTGCTGGGTCGATTTCCCTACACCACGTTGCCACGGATTCCCGGTCGGGATTTTGCCGGTGTCGTGGTTGAAGGTCCGCAGGCGTTGATTGGTCAGGACGTCTGGGGCACCGGGCGTGAGCTGGGGTTCTTTGCCGATGGCTCCCATGCGCAATTCGTCAAACTGCCGGCCAACGGTGTCGCGCTCAAACCGACCCACCTGAGTTTTGCCCAGGCCGCCAGCCTCGGCGTGCCGTACACCACGGCCTGGGATGCGTTGGAGCGCAGCCTGGTGACGGCGCAAACGCGATTGTTGGTGATCGGCGGCGGCGCGGTGGGCAGCGCGGCGTTGGCGCTGGCCAAGGTGCGCGGAGCTCAGGTGCTGGCGGCGGCGCGGCGACCGGAGCAGGTCAAGGAATTGCAGGCTCAGGGCTATCAAACCCTGCAACTGGATAATCCGGAAAACCTGGGCGCTCAGGTGAACACCGTGTACAGCGGCGGCGCTGACGTGATCTTCGACACCACCGGGTTCTGGCTGCCGGCCTCAGTCCCGGCACTGGCGACGTTCGGCCGCATCGCCATCATCGCCGCACCGGTGGACGGCATGGTGCAATTGCCGGCGCTGGCGCTGTATCGCAAGGGTGGCTCGGTGGTCGGGATCAACTCATTGTTGTACGGGGTTCAGGCGTGCGCGGCGATGCTCGATCAGTTCGGCAAGTTCTTCGATCAGGGGTTGTTGCCATTGCCCGAGGGCTTGTTTGAATCACCGCTGTCCCAAGGCCTGGAGCGGTATTCAGAAGTGAATCAGGGCAGTGGCGACAAAGTGATCCTGTTGCCGTAA
- a CDS encoding DUF6555 family protein, producing the protein MNNTKLFVIEYTLHGAPKSFIIRLDKMDNAEAWHWASCDAGVGRIPRFGREKVQKTSKPMAEKFGVENVTWRPAS; encoded by the coding sequence ATGAACAACACAAAACTTTTCGTCATTGAATACACCCTTCATGGCGCCCCCAAGTCATTCATCATCCGCCTGGACAAGATGGACAACGCGGAGGCCTGGCATTGGGCGAGCTGCGACGCCGGGGTGGGCCGGATCCCGCGTTTCGGCCGGGAGAAGGTGCAAAAGACCAGCAAGCCGATGGCAGAGAAGTTCGGCGTCGAGAACGTGACCTGGCGGCCAGCGAGTTAA
- a CDS encoding metallothionein, which yields MISSDSICDCPKCSCKLGEHPIARHGKHYCCEACAKHHEHGEECSSKGCKCAHEK from the coding sequence ATGATCAGCAGTGACAGTATCTGCGATTGTCCCAAATGCTCGTGCAAGCTGGGCGAGCATCCGATAGCGCGCCACGGTAAACACTATTGCTGCGAAGCCTGCGCCAAGCACCATGAACATGGCGAAGAATGCTCCAGCAAGGGCTGCAAGTGTGCTCACGAGAAATAG
- a CDS encoding helix-turn-helix domain-containing protein yields the protein MALAAPPDLSDTDVPVQPLARTYPRGLFIEPHEHVWGQLLYAMSGVMWVETPHEALVVPPQRAVWLPPGVPHGIRVVSDLQMRNIYLRPSLAATLDETVQVIEVGGLLRELIVGLVEQGDNGAPEYYEALVGLALLELRRAKRSELKIPMPDDSDRRLINLCQAVMAAPSLDISFEQHAESAGASVRTLARLFKDGLGMGFAEWRRQVQLATAVAELIQGVPVSAIARELGYSPSSFSDMFRRELGIAPSQFSSHHQTL from the coding sequence ATGGCCCTTGCTGCGCCCCCCGACCTGAGTGATACCGATGTGCCCGTGCAACCACTGGCACGGACCTATCCGCGCGGCTTGTTCATCGAGCCACACGAGCACGTCTGGGGCCAGTTGCTGTATGCGATGAGCGGGGTGATGTGGGTCGAAACGCCCCATGAAGCGCTGGTCGTGCCGCCGCAACGGGCGGTGTGGCTGCCACCGGGCGTGCCCCATGGGATTCGCGTGGTCTCGGACTTGCAGATGCGTAACATCTACCTGCGACCGTCCCTCGCCGCGACGCTGGACGAAACCGTTCAGGTCATCGAGGTTGGCGGCTTGCTGCGCGAGCTGATCGTCGGGTTGGTGGAGCAGGGCGACAACGGCGCGCCCGAGTATTACGAGGCGCTGGTCGGCCTTGCACTGCTGGAACTCAGGCGCGCCAAGCGCTCCGAGTTGAAAATCCCGATGCCGGATGATTCCGACCGACGCCTGATCAACCTCTGTCAGGCCGTCATGGCCGCGCCATCGCTGGACATCTCTTTTGAACAACACGCCGAAAGCGCCGGTGCCAGCGTGCGCACCCTGGCGCGCTTGTTCAAGGACGGTCTGGGCATGGGGTTCGCCGAGTGGCGGCGACAGGTGCAACTGGCGACAGCCGTGGCCGAGCTGATTCAGGGTGTGCCGGTCAGTGCCATTGCGCGCGAATTGGGCTATTCGCCGAGCAGTTTCAGCGACATGTTCCGCCGGGAACTGGGCATTGCACCCTCACAATTTTCCAGCCATCACCAAACCCTGTAG
- a CDS encoding PepSY domain-containing protein, translated as MKVFSFSRMALVLLAFCSVALARDLDQDEALRLRQQGVILPLEQLLQQALDRYPGSKLLEAELEEKHDVYIYEVELLTAEGVVRELDIDATTGRLLKDKED; from the coding sequence ATGAAGGTGTTTTCATTTTCACGCATGGCGCTGGTGCTTCTGGCGTTTTGTTCGGTGGCCCTGGCCCGCGACCTTGATCAGGACGAAGCCCTGCGCCTGCGTCAACAGGGTGTGATTCTGCCGCTGGAGCAACTGCTGCAGCAGGCACTGGATCGCTACCCCGGCTCGAAATTGCTGGAAGCCGAGCTTGAAGAAAAACACGACGTCTACATTTATGAAGTCGAACTGCTGACCGCCGAAGGTGTGGTCCGCGAACTGGACATCGACGCCACCACCGGGCGTTTACTCAAAGACAAGGAAGACTGA
- a CDS encoding methyl-accepting chemotaxis protein, producing MEQQYRQVDQVATASHEMSATAQDVARSAAQAAQAAKDADQATRRGLTVIDQTTTSIDRLAADMSAAMVQVEGLAANSEKIGSVLEVIRAIAEQTNLLALNAAIEAARAGEAGRGFAVVADEVRNLARRTQESVEETRLVIEQLQSGTQDVVGSMNNSHRQAQGSVDQVSQAVTALRQIGDAVTVISDMNLQIASAAEEQSAVAEEINNNVATIRDVTESLSGQANESARVSQSLNSLANQQQSLMDQFRV from the coding sequence ATGGAGCAGCAATACCGCCAGGTCGATCAGGTCGCCACCGCGTCCCACGAAATGAGCGCCACCGCCCAGGACGTTGCCCGCAGCGCCGCGCAAGCGGCACAAGCCGCCAAAGATGCGGACCAGGCGACCCGTCGCGGGTTGACCGTGATCGACCAGACCACCACCAGCATCGACCGTCTGGCCGCCGACATGAGCGCCGCCATGGTGCAAGTCGAGGGTCTGGCGGCGAACAGCGAGAAAATCGGTTCGGTACTGGAAGTGATTCGCGCGATTGCCGAGCAGACCAACCTGCTGGCCCTCAATGCCGCCATCGAAGCTGCCCGTGCGGGTGAAGCCGGGCGCGGTTTTGCCGTGGTCGCCGATGAAGTGCGCAACCTGGCGCGACGCACGCAAGAGTCGGTCGAAGAAACCCGCCTGGTGATCGAGCAATTGCAGAGCGGCACCCAGGACGTGGTCGGTTCGATGAACAACAGCCATCGCCAGGCCCAGGGCAGTGTCGATCAAGTCAGCCAGGCGGTGACCGCGCTGCGCCAGATTGGTGATGCGGTGACGGTGATCAGCGACATGAACCTGCAGATTGCGTCGGCAGCGGAAGAGCAGAGCGCGGTGGCCGAGGAGATCAACAACAACGTGGCGACCATTCGGGACGTGACGGAATCGTTGTCGGGGCAGGCCAACGAATCGGCACGGGTGAGCCAATCGCTGAACAGCCTGGCGAATCAGCAGCAGAGCTTGATGGATCAGTTCCGCGTCTGA
- a CDS encoding Na+/H+ antiporter family protein — MNAVIAAVGIMLILSLSRVHVVIALIVGALVGGLTGGLGIDATLKAFNSGLGGGATVALSYALLGAFAVAIAKSGMAHALADKALAMVDRQHASGGGQVKWLLIGLLWVVAIASQNILPIHIAFIPLLVPPLLYVLTKLQLDRRLIACVMTFGLITPYMFLPVGFGNIFLNEILLANVARSGVDISGINVTHAMGIPALGMVFGLAVAFFSYRKKRVYDLEKIEQVEQVAVQYNPLSLMVAGVAIVAAFIIQLLLDSMIIGALAGFLIFSVSGIVKWRETDDLFTEGMKMMAMIGFIMIAASGFAEVMKATGQVQTLVESSASWINHSKGIGALLMLLVGLLVTMGIGSSFSTVPILAAIFVPLCVQLGFSPLAIVCIVGTAGALGDAGSPASDSTLGPTSGLNIDGQHHHIWDTVVPTFLHYNLPLLAFGWVAAMIL; from the coding sequence ATTAATGCTGTAATTGCCGCGGTCGGCATCATGCTGATCCTCAGTCTGTCGCGCGTGCACGTGGTCATCGCGCTGATCGTCGGCGCGCTGGTGGGTGGTTTGACCGGCGGCCTGGGCATCGACGCCACGCTCAAAGCCTTTAATAGTGGCCTCGGTGGCGGCGCAACAGTCGCGTTGTCGTATGCCTTGCTCGGTGCGTTCGCGGTGGCGATTGCCAAGTCCGGCATGGCCCACGCCCTGGCGGACAAGGCCCTGGCGATGGTTGATCGCCAGCACGCCAGCGGTGGGGGGCAAGTCAAGTGGCTGCTGATCGGTTTGCTGTGGGTGGTGGCCATCGCCTCGCAAAACATTCTGCCGATACATATCGCGTTTATCCCGTTGCTGGTGCCGCCGCTTTTATATGTGCTGACCAAGCTGCAACTGGATCGCCGGTTGATTGCCTGCGTCATGACCTTCGGTTTGATCACCCCGTACATGTTCCTGCCGGTGGGCTTCGGCAACATCTTCCTCAACGAGATTCTGCTGGCCAACGTCGCCCGCAGCGGCGTGGACATCAGCGGCATCAACGTCACCCACGCCATGGGTATTCCGGCACTGGGCATGGTGTTCGGCCTGGCGGTGGCGTTTTTCAGCTATCGCAAGAAACGCGTCTACGACCTGGAGAAAATCGAGCAAGTCGAACAGGTCGCGGTGCAATACAACCCGCTGAGCCTGATGGTCGCGGGCGTCGCCATCGTGGCGGCCTTCATTATTCAGTTGCTGCTGGACTCGATGATCATCGGCGCGCTGGCCGGGTTCCTGATTTTCTCGGTGTCGGGCATTGTGAAATGGCGTGAAACCGACGACCTGTTCACCGAAGGCATGAAGATGATGGCGATGATCGGCTTCATCATGATCGCCGCGTCCGGGTTCGCCGAAGTAATGAAAGCCACCGGTCAGGTGCAGACGCTGGTGGAATCGTCGGCCTCGTGGATCAACCACAGCAAAGGCATTGGCGCACTGTTGATGCTGTTGGTGGGGTTGCTGGTGACCATGGGCATTGGTTCGTCGTTCTCCACCGTGCCGATCCTGGCGGCGATTTTCGTGCCGTTGTGCGTGCAACTGGGTTTCAGCCCGTTGGCGATCGTGTGCATCGTCGGCACGGCCGGCGCCCTGGGTGATGCCGGTTCGCCGGCCTCCGACTCGACCCTGGGCCCGACCTCGGGTTTGAACATTGACGGCCAGCACCATCACATCTGGGACACCGTGGTCCCGACCTTCCTGCACTACAACCTGCCGCTGCTGGCGTTCGGCTGGGTGGCGGCGATGATTCTCTAA